A stretch of Nonomuraea africana DNA encodes these proteins:
- the cofC gene encoding 2-phospho-L-lactate guanylyltransferase, translated as MSFRWSLVIPVKTLVAAKTRLAAATGPHRTALAVAVASDTLSAALICPAVARVIVVTADPAAAGPLAALGAVVVPDPDRGLNTALRAGAAHAVRLAPGDGIGALQADLPALRAAELARVLEAAADFDQSFVADAQEVGTTFYGVRPGVPFAPRFGGESKAKHLAGGAKELSLDGIDSVRRDVDTPDDLRAALALGLGPHTAEVAELLGLSPASGQAASDR; from the coding sequence ATGAGCTTCCGCTGGTCACTCGTCATCCCGGTGAAGACCCTGGTCGCGGCCAAGACCCGGCTGGCGGCCGCCACGGGTCCCCATCGCACCGCGCTGGCGGTCGCGGTCGCCAGCGACACGCTCTCCGCCGCGCTGATCTGCCCGGCCGTGGCGCGCGTCATCGTGGTCACCGCCGACCCCGCCGCCGCGGGGCCGCTGGCCGCGCTGGGCGCCGTGGTCGTCCCCGACCCCGACCGCGGTCTCAACACCGCGCTGCGCGCGGGCGCCGCCCATGCCGTACGGCTGGCGCCCGGCGACGGGATCGGCGCGCTCCAGGCCGACCTGCCCGCCCTGCGCGCGGCGGAGCTGGCCAGGGTGCTGGAGGCGGCGGCCGATTTCGACCAGTCGTTCGTGGCCGACGCCCAGGAGGTCGGCACGACCTTCTACGGGGTACGGCCCGGCGTGCCGTTCGCGCCTCGCTTCGGCGGCGAGTCGAAGGCCAAGCACCTGGCGGGTGGCGCGAAGGAGCTTTCACTCGACGGCATCGACTCGGTCAGGCGCGACGTGGACACCCCCGACGACCTGCGCGCGGCGCTCGCGCTCGGCCTCGGCCCGCACACGGCCGAGGTGGCGGAGCTGCTCGGCCTCTCGCCCGCGTCCGGGCAGGCCGCCTCCGACCGCTAG
- a CDS encoding lysophospholipid acyltransferase family protein — translation MSRPGRPSRFWETFAVVIVKPLSWLLVKKDWRGGELIPKTGGIIIATNHLSWTDPVLLSHFLYNNGRWPTILAKAALFRVPLLNVAVRALQAIPVSRGTSEAGRSLEISEQRLRAGGAILFYPEGTVTRDPHLWPMVGKTGAARLALETGTPVIPVAHWGAHELLPYGQKRPRLFPRKTFSVRVGPPVDLSKYEGQPLRGPVLREATADIIAAITVQLAEIRGEKAPETPYDPAGR, via the coding sequence ATGAGCCGCCCCGGCCGACCATCGCGCTTCTGGGAGACCTTCGCCGTCGTGATCGTCAAACCGCTCTCGTGGCTCCTGGTCAAGAAGGACTGGCGCGGAGGCGAGCTCATCCCGAAGACCGGCGGCATCATCATCGCGACCAATCACCTGTCGTGGACCGACCCGGTGCTGCTGTCGCACTTCCTCTACAACAACGGCCGCTGGCCGACCATTCTCGCGAAGGCGGCGCTGTTCAGGGTGCCGCTCCTCAACGTGGCGGTGCGGGCGCTGCAGGCGATCCCCGTGTCGAGGGGCACCAGCGAGGCGGGCAGATCGCTGGAGATCTCCGAACAGCGGCTGCGCGCGGGGGGCGCGATCCTGTTCTACCCGGAGGGCACGGTCACCCGTGACCCGCACCTGTGGCCGATGGTGGGCAAGACGGGCGCGGCCCGCCTCGCCCTGGAGACGGGTACCCCGGTGATCCCCGTGGCGCACTGGGGCGCCCACGAGCTGCTGCCCTACGGGCAGAAGAGACCGCGGCTCTTTCCGCGCAAGACGTTCTCCGTACGGGTCGGGCCGCCGGTCGACCTGTCGAAATACGAAGGGCAGCCGTTGCGAGGTCCTGTGCTGCGTGAGGCGACCGCCGACATCATCGCCGCCATCACCGTTCAGCTCGCCGAAATCAGGGGAGAGAAAGCTCCGGAGACCCCCTACGATCCGGCTGGACGGTGA
- a CDS encoding D-alanine--D-alanine ligase family protein codes for MSKPRVAVVFGGRNSEHAVSLMGAGSVLETIDRSKYEVIPIGIAQDGRWVLATGDQRYAIEDGELPFVDTSGAELALPSREAVLVTYEPGSIPVELGAVDVVFPVMHGPFAEDGTIQGLLEMAGARYVGSGVLASAVGMDKAYMKTILAAAGLPVGPYVVVRERDWRLDKDRVVKEIEELGWPVFVKPARAGSSQGISKAHDLASLVAAVEFARAHDPKVLVEAAIVGREIECAVLESLGDEAPAASVPGEVLVEGGQEFYDFEAKYYPDQTSLTVPADLPADRAEELRAMAVRAFEALSCEGLARVDFFYTADGRLIVNEINTMPGFTSQSVAPKLWAASGLSYSQLVDRLIQLGLGRKAGLR; via the coding sequence ATGAGCAAGCCACGCGTCGCGGTCGTTTTCGGAGGTCGCAACTCTGAGCACGCCGTCTCTCTGATGGGGGCCGGCAGTGTTCTGGAGACGATCGACAGGTCGAAGTACGAGGTGATCCCCATCGGGATCGCCCAGGACGGCCGGTGGGTGCTGGCCACCGGTGACCAGCGCTACGCGATCGAGGACGGCGAGCTGCCCTTCGTGGACACGTCGGGCGCGGAGCTGGCGCTGCCCTCGAGGGAGGCGGTGCTGGTGACCTACGAGCCGGGCAGCATCCCGGTCGAGCTGGGCGCGGTGGACGTGGTCTTCCCCGTCATGCACGGTCCGTTCGCCGAGGATGGCACGATCCAAGGACTGCTGGAGATGGCCGGGGCGCGCTACGTCGGCTCGGGCGTGCTGGCCAGCGCGGTCGGCATGGACAAGGCCTACATGAAGACGATCCTGGCCGCGGCTGGGCTGCCCGTCGGCCCGTACGTGGTGGTGCGCGAGCGCGACTGGCGGCTGGACAAGGACCGTGTGGTCAAGGAGATCGAGGAGCTGGGCTGGCCCGTCTTCGTCAAGCCTGCCCGCGCCGGTTCGAGCCAGGGCATCTCCAAGGCGCACGACCTCGCCTCGCTCGTGGCGGCCGTCGAGTTCGCCCGGGCGCACGACCCCAAGGTGCTGGTCGAGGCGGCCATCGTCGGGCGTGAGATCGAGTGCGCGGTGCTCGAGTCGCTCGGCGACGAGGCGCCCGCCGCCTCGGTGCCGGGGGAGGTGCTCGTCGAGGGCGGGCAGGAGTTCTACGACTTCGAGGCCAAGTACTACCCCGACCAGACGTCGCTGACCGTGCCGGCCGACCTGCCCGCCGACAGGGCGGAGGAGCTGCGGGCGATGGCCGTGCGCGCCTTCGAGGCGCTGAGCTGCGAGGGGCTGGCGCGGGTCGACTTCTTCTACACCGCCGACGGCAGGCTCATCGTCAACGAGATCAACACGATGCCGGGCTTCACGTCGCAGTCGGTGGCGCCCAAGCTGTGGGCGGCCAGCGGGCTGTCCTACTCGCAGCTGGTCGACCGCCTCATCCAGCTCGGGCTGGGCCGCAAGGCGGGCCTGCGCTAG
- a CDS encoding PLP-dependent transferase — protein MRENTRCVRAPAEGGFAAAVAALEGAAAPENVAGQSFATGEAALAAVLLTFLRGGTHVVAPAGAVFVANVLGRFGVSADFVDTADLTAVRQAVRGHTKIIYAETLSDTGVADLRGLYRLAREVGAMLVVDSTLATPIVCRPLEHGADLVLHSTGVLLGDREGGVVVGRNDLMYRLTKDLGAPMSPADESSLLSGLGTLTLRVRRRCATAMEFAAAVAKHPSLVAVGYPGLPRDPGHHLARQLFDSGPEGTRFGPRVIVTPRGDADDLIKSLRVIGDSTSAVRQGKAVRFSIGFEDVEDLVTDVTRALDSQAG, from the coding sequence GTGAGAGAGAACACCAGGTGCGTGCGCGCGCCGGCCGAGGGTGGATTCGCCGCCGCCGTGGCGGCCCTCGAAGGCGCGGCGGCGCCGGAGAACGTGGCGGGCCAGTCGTTCGCCACGGGTGAGGCGGCGCTGGCCGCCGTCCTGCTGACCTTCCTGCGCGGCGGCACGCATGTGGTCGCGCCCGCGGGCGCGGTCTTCGTCGCCAACGTGCTTGGCAGGTTCGGCGTGAGCGCCGACTTCGTCGACACCGCGGACCTGACCGCGGTACGGCAGGCCGTCCGCGGCCACACGAAGATCATATACGCGGAAACGCTCTCGGACACGGGTGTGGCGGATCTTCGTGGTCTGTACCGCCTGGCCCGTGAGGTCGGCGCGATGCTCGTGGTCGACTCGACGCTCGCCACGCCGATCGTCTGCCGCCCGCTGGAGCACGGCGCCGACCTGGTGCTGCACTCGACCGGCGTGCTGCTCGGCGACCGCGAGGGCGGCGTCGTGGTCGGCAGGAACGACCTCATGTACAGGCTCACCAAGGACCTCGGCGCCCCGATGTCACCCGCCGACGAGTCCTCGCTGCTCAGCGGACTGGGGACGCTGACGCTGCGGGTCAGGCGCAGGTGCGCGACCGCGATGGAGTTCGCCGCCGCCGTCGCCAAGCACCCCTCGCTCGTCGCCGTCGGCTATCCGGGCCTGCCCCGCGATCCCGGCCATCACCTGGCGCGCCAGCTGTTCGACTCGGGGCCGGAGGGCACCAGGTTCGGCCCCCGCGTGATCGTCACACCGCGCGGAGACGCCGACGACCTCATCAAGTCGCTGCGCGTGATCGGCGACAGCACCTCGGCCGTCAGACAGGGCAAGGCGGTCCGCTTCTCGATCGGGTTCGAGGACGTCGAAGATCTGGTCACGGACGTGACAAGAGCCCTTGACTCACAAGCAGGGTAG
- a CDS encoding MFS transporter has translation MPTKQNIWRNAAFLRLVGADALSQFGTQVTLVALPLTALLALDASPFQLGLLTAAEMAAFLLIGLPAGVWADRLRRRPILIAADSVRAVALLSIPLAAFADVLSLVQLYAVALIVGVGTVFFDVAHMSFVPSIVDKDDLPRGIGTMETLRSGAWLAGPGLGGWLVQLLTAPVALLADAITYACSAVILSTIRADERPVPPERRSLKAEVAEGLRYVLGHRVLRRIALVGSLNMLANGLWAVVQPLLLVRELGLGPGAYGLIVSATGVGGVVGGVLAPKIVDRYGNGGAMYGGAVLAGLFPLAVGFTGEGWRVTLYPVGMALIVASSIVLNVGQGSYRQAVTPDHLRGRMNASMRFLMWSAMPVGGVLGGLLAEQVSVWQLLWVACLGTVVGHLPFIVSPWIRTLRVESA, from the coding sequence GTGCCCACGAAGCAGAACATCTGGCGGAACGCCGCCTTCCTGCGCCTTGTCGGCGCCGACGCGCTGAGCCAGTTCGGCACCCAGGTGACGCTGGTGGCGCTGCCGCTGACCGCGCTGCTGGCACTGGACGCCAGCCCGTTCCAGCTGGGCCTGCTGACCGCCGCCGAGATGGCGGCCTTCCTGCTCATCGGCCTGCCCGCCGGCGTGTGGGCCGACCGGCTGCGCCGCCGTCCGATCCTGATCGCCGCCGACTCCGTGCGCGCCGTGGCGCTGCTCAGCATCCCCCTGGCGGCCTTCGCGGACGTCCTGTCGCTGGTCCAGCTCTACGCCGTGGCGTTGATCGTCGGCGTGGGCACGGTCTTCTTCGACGTCGCGCACATGAGCTTCGTGCCGTCGATCGTGGACAAGGACGACCTGCCCAGGGGCATCGGCACCATGGAGACCCTGCGCAGCGGCGCGTGGCTGGCGGGTCCGGGGCTCGGCGGCTGGCTGGTCCAGCTGCTCACCGCGCCCGTCGCGCTGCTGGCCGACGCGATCACCTACGCCTGCTCCGCGGTCATCCTGTCCACGATCAGGGCGGACGAGCGCCCGGTGCCGCCGGAGCGGCGGAGTCTCAAGGCGGAGGTCGCCGAGGGGCTGAGGTACGTGCTCGGGCATCGCGTGCTGCGCCGCATCGCTCTGGTCGGCTCGCTGAACATGCTGGCCAACGGCCTGTGGGCGGTCGTGCAACCGCTGCTGCTCGTGCGTGAGCTCGGCCTCGGGCCGGGCGCCTACGGGCTGATCGTCTCGGCCACGGGCGTGGGCGGTGTGGTCGGCGGCGTGCTCGCGCCGAAGATCGTCGACCGGTACGGCAACGGCGGCGCCATGTACGGCGGAGCCGTCCTCGCCGGGCTGTTCCCTCTGGCCGTCGGGTTCACCGGCGAGGGCTGGCGGGTGACCCTGTACCCGGTGGGCATGGCCCTGATCGTCGCCTCCTCGATAGTGCTCAACGTCGGCCAGGGCAGCTACCGCCAGGCCGTCACCCCCGACCACCTGCGCGGCAGGATGAACGCCAGCATGCGCTTCCTCATGTGGAGCGCGATGCCGGTCGGCGGCGTCCTCGGCGGCCTGCTGGCCGAGCAGGTGAGCGTCTGGCAGCTGCTGTGGGTGGCCTGTCTCGGCACCGTCGTGGGGCACCTGCCGTTCATCGTGTCGCCGTGGATCCGCACCCTGCGCGTCGAATCCGCCTGA
- a CDS encoding DUF3515 family protein, whose protein sequence is MKRVAVLVLLVLAGCGSAVQVEPPVPEGDAVAACTKLGGLLPRELDGAERTASTPESPYVAVWGSAEIALRCGVPRPARMAATDQLAELDGVGWFADPTIPTLFTAVTDTAYVEVTIARTHETTNVLMELSGPVKRATG, encoded by the coding sequence ATGAAGCGTGTTGCCGTCCTGGTCCTGCTCGTCCTCGCCGGGTGCGGCAGCGCGGTCCAAGTGGAGCCGCCCGTCCCCGAGGGTGACGCGGTGGCCGCCTGCACGAAGCTCGGCGGCCTGCTGCCGCGCGAGCTCGACGGCGCGGAGCGCACGGCCTCCACGCCCGAGTCCCCCTACGTCGCCGTGTGGGGGTCGGCCGAGATCGCGCTGCGCTGCGGGGTGCCCCGCCCCGCGCGGATGGCGGCCACCGACCAGCTGGCCGAGCTCGACGGGGTCGGCTGGTTCGCCGATCCCACCATCCCCACCCTGTTCACCGCCGTGACCGACACCGCCTACGTCGAGGTAACGATCGCCAGGACGCACGAGACGACGAATGTGCTGATGGAGCTCTCCGGGCCGGTGAAGCGGGCCACCGGCTAG
- a CDS encoding Lrp/AsnC ligand binding domain-containing protein, whose amino-acid sequence MVQAYILIQTEVGKAAAVARAIAGITGVTQAEDVTGPYDVIVRAEARNVDELGKLVVAQIQAVDGITRTLTCPIVHI is encoded by the coding sequence ATGGTGCAGGCGTACATCCTTATCCAGACCGAGGTGGGCAAGGCCGCGGCCGTGGCACGTGCGATCGCCGGCATCACCGGGGTCACCCAGGCCGAAGACGTGACGGGCCCCTATGACGTCATCGTGCGCGCCGAGGCCCGCAACGTCGACGAGCTCGGCAAGCTGGTCGTCGCCCAGATCCAGGCCGTCGACGGCATCACCCGTACTCTGACGTGCCCTATTGTCCACATATGA
- a CDS encoding NAD(P)H-dependent glycerol-3-phosphate dehydrogenase, protein MTKAAVFGTGSWGTTFGMIMARAGVETTLWGRRAEIVEAIDLRHENPDYLPGVTLPPTMRATGDPARALEGADFVVLAVPSQTLRANLTAWKPHLPRNAVLVSLMKGIELGTTKRMSEVIMEVAEVPQERVAVVSGPNLVPEIAQGQPAATVVACPDERTMEHLQEACHVPPWFRPYTNPDVVGVELGGAVKNVIALAVGVAAGMGMGDNVGAMLMTRGLAEISRLGAALGADPHTFAGLAGMGDLVATCTSPLSRNRTFGVNLGKGMTLAQAVAATRQTAEGVKSCESVLELARKHDVEMPITEVVVGVVHDGMTPDEAGVLLMSRTPKPERYGV, encoded by the coding sequence ATGACCAAGGCCGCCGTGTTCGGTACCGGCTCATGGGGCACGACCTTCGGCATGATCATGGCAAGGGCGGGCGTGGAGACCACGCTGTGGGGTCGCCGCGCCGAGATCGTCGAGGCGATCGACCTCCGCCACGAGAACCCCGACTACCTGCCGGGCGTCACGCTGCCCCCCACGATGCGCGCCACGGGAGACCCGGCCCGCGCGCTGGAGGGCGCCGACTTCGTGGTGCTGGCCGTCCCCTCGCAGACGCTGCGGGCCAACCTCACCGCGTGGAAGCCCCACCTGCCGCGGAACGCCGTGCTCGTCAGCCTGATGAAGGGCATCGAGCTCGGCACGACCAAGCGGATGAGCGAGGTCATCATGGAGGTCGCCGAGGTGCCGCAGGAGCGGGTGGCCGTCGTCTCGGGCCCCAACCTGGTCCCCGAGATCGCCCAGGGCCAGCCCGCCGCTACCGTGGTGGCCTGCCCCGACGAGCGGACCATGGAGCACCTGCAGGAGGCCTGCCACGTGCCGCCGTGGTTCCGCCCGTACACCAACCCCGACGTCGTGGGCGTGGAGCTGGGCGGCGCGGTCAAGAACGTGATCGCGCTGGCCGTCGGCGTCGCCGCCGGCATGGGCATGGGCGACAACGTCGGCGCGATGCTCATGACCCGCGGCCTGGCCGAGATCTCCCGCCTGGGGGCGGCGCTCGGCGCCGACCCGCACACGTTCGCGGGCCTGGCCGGCATGGGCGACCTGGTCGCCACCTGCACCTCGCCGCTCTCCCGCAACCGCACCTTCGGCGTCAACCTCGGCAAGGGCATGACGCTGGCCCAGGCCGTCGCGGCCACCAGGCAGACCGCCGAGGGCGTCAAGTCCTGCGAGTCGGTGCTCGAACTGGCCAGGAAGCACGACGTGGAGATGCCGATCACCGAGGTGGTGGTGGGCGTCGTCCACGACGGCATGACCCCGGACGAGGCAGGGGTGCTGCTGATGTCGCGCACCCCCAAACCGGAGAGATACGGCGTGTGA
- a CDS encoding HU family DNA-binding protein, which yields MNKRELVDAIADRVGDKKTATEAVNAILEAIQKAVAAGDKVSITGFGAFEMVHKPARTARNPSTGAEIKVAESWGPKFRPGSDFKELVNVGGKKAAKKKQ from the coding sequence ATGAACAAGCGGGAACTCGTCGACGCCATCGCGGACCGGGTGGGCGACAAGAAGACGGCCACCGAGGCCGTGAACGCGATTCTCGAGGCCATCCAGAAGGCCGTCGCGGCCGGCGACAAGGTCTCGATCACGGGCTTCGGCGCGTTCGAGATGGTCCACAAGCCGGCCCGCACTGCCAGGAACCCGTCAACCGGTGCGGAAATCAAGGTCGCCGAGAGCTGGGGGCCCAAGTTCCGCCCGGGCTCCGACTTCAAGGAGCTGGTCAACGTCGGCGGCAAGAAGGCCGCCAAGAAGAAGCAGTAA